The following are from one region of the Chromobacterium phragmitis genome:
- a CDS encoding quinone oxidoreductase family protein, translating into MSQAIVFAETGGPETLRLQDVQVGQPGPGQARIRHAAIGVNFIDTYYRSGLYPLSLPSGLGSEAAGVVEAVGEGVAWLRPGDRVAYASGPLGAYSTERLIAAEHLVKLPEGVSDDTAACAMLQGMTVEYLVQRVFPVQPGQTVLWHAAAGGVGQIALQWLSAMGVHVIATVGSPAKAEIARALGAAHVILYREENVALRVREITGGKGVPVVFDSVGKDTFEASLDSLGPRGVMVTFGNASGPVPAVSPLELTRRGSLFLTRPRLGDYIATRAELEASSGALLSRLRDGTIKLAPSRAYPLAEAARAHRDLEARQTTGSIILRP; encoded by the coding sequence ATGAGCCAAGCCATCGTCTTCGCCGAAACCGGCGGCCCGGAAACGCTGCGCCTGCAGGATGTCCAGGTCGGCCAGCCCGGCCCCGGCCAGGCGCGGATTCGCCATGCCGCGATCGGCGTCAACTTCATCGATACCTACTATCGCAGCGGTCTGTATCCATTGAGCTTGCCCAGCGGATTGGGCAGCGAGGCGGCCGGCGTGGTGGAGGCGGTGGGGGAGGGCGTGGCATGGCTGAGGCCGGGCGACCGCGTCGCCTACGCCAGCGGCCCGCTGGGAGCCTACTCCACCGAGCGGTTGATCGCCGCCGAGCATCTGGTCAAACTGCCGGAAGGCGTTTCCGACGACACCGCCGCCTGCGCGATGCTGCAGGGAATGACCGTCGAATACCTGGTGCAGCGCGTCTTTCCGGTACAGCCCGGCCAGACCGTGCTGTGGCATGCCGCCGCCGGCGGCGTCGGCCAGATCGCCCTGCAGTGGCTGTCGGCGATGGGCGTCCACGTCATCGCCACCGTGGGCTCGCCGGCCAAGGCCGAGATCGCGCGCGCGCTGGGCGCGGCGCACGTGATCCTGTATCGCGAGGAGAATGTGGCGCTGAGGGTGCGGGAGATCACCGGCGGCAAGGGCGTGCCGGTGGTATTCGATTCGGTGGGCAAGGATACGTTTGAAGCTTCGCTGGACAGCCTGGGCCCGCGCGGCGTGATGGTGACGTTCGGCAACGCGTCCGGCCCGGTGCCGGCGGTATCGCCGCTGGAGCTGACCCGCCGCGGCTCGCTGTTCCTGACGCGTCCCCGGCTGGGCGACTACATCGCCACCCGCGCCGAGCTGGAGGCCTCATCCGGCGCGTTGCTCAGCCGGCTGCGGGACGGAACGATCAAGCTCGCGCCGTCGCGCGCCTATCCGCTGGCGGAAGCGGCCCGGGCGCACCGCGATCTGGAAGCCCGGCAAACCACCGGCTCCATCATCCTGCGGCCCTGA
- the ompR gene encoding osmolarity response regulator transcription factor OmpR, translating to MEHNKILVVDDDAKLRELLTRYLTQQGYIVETLPDPKDLDRKLARNRPDLIVLDVMMPGEDGLAVVRRLRAQGESLPVIMLTARGEDIDRILGLEMGADDYLPKPFNPRELTARIQSVLRRHHTTPALAALHNADDVVEFGEFVLNLGQRELRRAGQPVSLTSAEFAVLSVLVSHPRRPLTREQLMELALGKGNGESLDRSIDVHISRLRKALENGDADGQLRYIQTVWGYGYVFVPDGSPRE from the coding sequence ATGGAACACAATAAAATCCTGGTCGTCGACGACGATGCCAAGCTGCGCGAACTGCTGACCCGCTACCTGACCCAGCAGGGCTACATCGTGGAGACGCTGCCCGACCCCAAGGACCTGGACCGCAAGCTGGCGCGCAACCGCCCCGACCTGATCGTGCTGGACGTGATGATGCCTGGCGAGGACGGACTGGCGGTGGTGCGGCGGCTGCGGGCCCAGGGCGAATCGCTGCCGGTGATCATGCTGACCGCCCGCGGCGAGGACATCGACCGCATCCTGGGCCTGGAAATGGGCGCCGACGATTACCTGCCCAAGCCGTTCAACCCGCGCGAGCTGACCGCCCGCATCCAGTCGGTGCTGCGCCGCCATCACACCACGCCGGCGCTGGCCGCGCTGCACAACGCCGACGACGTGGTGGAGTTCGGCGAATTCGTGCTCAACCTCGGCCAGCGCGAGCTGCGCCGCGCCGGCCAGCCGGTGTCGCTGACCAGCGCCGAATTCGCGGTGCTGTCGGTGCTGGTCAGCCATCCGCGCCGCCCGCTGACCCGCGAGCAGTTGATGGAGCTGGCCCTGGGCAAGGGCAACGGCGAATCGCTGGACCGCAGCATAGACGTGCACATCTCCCGCCTGCGCAAGGCGCTGGAAAACGGCGACGCCGACGGCCAGCTGCGCTACATCCAGACGGTGTGGGGCTACGGCTACGTGTTCGTGCCGGACGGCTCGCCCAGGGAGTAA
- a CDS encoding YqiA/YcfP family alpha/beta fold hydrolase — protein sequence MADIMHIVYLHGFNSGPQSLKAGETAAWLREHAPDISLHCPRLSPHPAEAIRQAEQLLSGLPADALLIGSSLGGFYATHLAERHGLPAALINPAVRPDRDLERFRGEQTNPYTGEVYTLGNDDLRALLAQKTDAPDNGRYWLLLGSRDETLDWREAAVHYRHSRQTVFNGDDHRLNNWPKVLPQVVAWGRRQLSTPA from the coding sequence TTGGCCGACATCATGCACATCGTCTATCTACATGGCTTCAATTCCGGACCGCAATCGCTGAAGGCGGGCGAAACCGCCGCCTGGCTGCGCGAACACGCGCCCGACATTTCTCTGCATTGTCCGCGGCTGTCGCCGCACCCGGCCGAGGCGATCCGGCAAGCCGAACAGCTGCTGTCCGGCTTGCCGGCCGACGCCTTGCTGATCGGCAGCTCGCTGGGCGGCTTCTATGCCACCCACCTCGCCGAGCGCCACGGCCTGCCCGCGGCGCTGATCAACCCGGCGGTGCGGCCGGACCGGGACCTGGAGCGCTTCCGCGGCGAACAGACCAACCCTTACACCGGGGAGGTTTACACGCTGGGAAACGACGACTTGCGCGCGCTGCTGGCGCAGAAGACCGACGCGCCCGATAACGGACGCTACTGGCTGCTGCTGGGCAGCCGCGACGAAACGCTGGACTGGCGCGAAGCGGCCGTTCATTACCGCCATAGCCGGCAAACTGTATTCAACGGCGATGACCACAGGCTGAACAACTGGCCCAAGGTATTGCCGCAGGTTGTCGCCTGGGGGCGCCGACAACTGTCCACGCCCGCTTGA